One window from the genome of Papilio machaon chromosome 6, ilPapMach1.1, whole genome shotgun sequence encodes:
- the LOC106710980 gene encoding DNA N6-methyl adenine demethylase, with protein sequence MSEALRSEAGADSAHLPPFSTFGDMADNEQRILTADGRLLDPAWEYYERTGDTVSVIASQPQYRPWESMPITVNSKDAILRAGFSSPLDYQSVTLQPIPNKLPSFQSQFQTFPETTVIPETGLPSVTPVPVTASPTPSASPSQLTQLTQLTTPSSPAHLTTLAQVTPLSTTLTTLSPVNATTFHTLTAVNARSYPIVPAPLQARELAPAGQTYIDDRHIQLYQPNIATINAFPTQNGILHQNGTLLHQNGSLIQNIQSPTVVHVLKNEPFDMKSLQDKYTPNGLHHSNFQNPMLLDNGYDKKSNGFGSASSPTRSDFRKKERRKMRANSSESDGSNMEVGSESSGQVAAVSSTAGFKSPMHGAPPMNTGPMELDDISSEKQTKKKRKRCGECIGCQRKDNCGDCAPCRNDKSHQICKQRRCEKLTEKKTIAV encoded by the exons ATGAGCGAAGCGCTCCGGAGCGAGGCGGGCGCGGATAGCGCGCATTTGCCGCCTTTCTCGACGTTCGGCGACATGGCGGACAACGAGCAGAGGATATTAACCGCAGACGGCCGGCTGCTGGACCCCGCCTGGGAGTACTACGAGCGCACTGGCGATACCGTCTCCGTCATCGCCAGTCAGCCGCAGTATCGGCCGTGGGAGTCGATGCCCATTACCGTCAACTCGAAAGACGCGATACTACGCGCGGGATTCTCGTCGCCCCTCGACTACCAATCGGTGACGTTGCAGCCCATACCCAACAAGCTGCCGTCCTTCCAGAGTCAGTTCCAGACATTTCCAGAGACGACCGTGATACCGGAGACGGGACTGCCGAGCGTCACTCCGGTACCGGTAACGGCGAGCCCCACGCCCAGCGCGAGTCCTAGTCAGTTAACCCAGCTCACGCAGCTCACGACGCCGTCGTCTCCGGCGCATCTCACCACGTTGGCGCAGGTCACGCCTCTTTCCACGACTCTGACTACGTTATCGCCGGTGAACGCAACCACATTCCATACGCTGACAGCCGTGAACGCTAGAAGCTATCCGATAGTACCGGCACCACTGCAGGCGAGAGAGCTGGCGCCGGCGGGGCAGACTTACATTGACGACAGACATATACAGCTGTATCAACCTAATATCGCTACGATAAACGCTTTTCCTACTCAAAATGGAATTCTTCACCAAAATGGAACACTCCTCCATCAAAACGGTAGCCTCATACAGAATATCCAAAGCCCAACAGTGGTCCATGTTCTGAAAAACGAACCGTTTGATATGAAGTCGCTACAAGACAAATACACGCCAAATGGACTACATCACAGCAATTTCCAGAACCCAATGTTACTGGACAATGGGTACGATAAGAAGTCAAACGGTTTTGGAAGCGCGTCGTCTCCGACGAGGTCAGATTTCCGAAAGAAAGAGAGACGGAAAATGCGCGCCAACAGTTCAGAGTCGGATGGGTCCAACATGGAGGTGGGTTCGGAGAGCAGTGGACAAGTGGCAGCCGTGTCCTCCACGGCTGGCTTCAAGTCACCTATGCATGGAGCGCCGCCCATGAACACTGGGCCCATGGAGCTTGACGATATTTCCAGTGAAAAACAG ACAAAGAAGAAGCGGAAACGTTGCGGCGAGTGCATCGGCTGTCAGCGCAAAGACAACTGCGGCGACTGCGCTCCCTGTCGCAACGATAAGTCCCACCAAATCTGCAAGCAGAGAAGATGCGAGAAACTCACCGAGAAAAag ACTATAGCTGTGTAA